In Candidatus Methylacidithermus pantelleriae, a single genomic region encodes these proteins:
- a CDS encoding signal recognition particle-docking protein FtsY: MSFWRQLWEKFAPRSDQEEIDWEALLWEADLGEDLVRSLCRGLERRGLQRKREEARRWIEAELKRILCDPPSSVKKGVGAKPKVVLLVGVNGSGKTTTAAKLAFRAIQENQRPWLIAADTFRAGAQEQLSQWARRLGVGLTEGTYGADPASVAYRGVGEARVAQADLAIVDTAGRLVKKRHLMEELAKVKRVLGKTVPGAPHEIWLVCDATSGLDVLLQAKEFHQALGLTGLIMTKLDTSGKGGMIAAVRHSLGISPVFLGTGEKPQDLQPWDPERYVREFFGE, from the coding sequence ATGAGTTTTTGGCGTCAGCTGTGGGAAAAATTTGCTCCTAGGTCGGACCAGGAGGAGATCGATTGGGAAGCGTTACTGTGGGAGGCGGACCTGGGGGAAGATCTTGTGAGGAGTCTCTGCCGCGGTTTGGAGCGCCGGGGTCTTCAGCGAAAAAGAGAGGAGGCCCGGCGCTGGATTGAAGCGGAATTAAAAAGGATCCTTTGCGACCCTCCCTCCAGCGTAAAGAAAGGGGTGGGGGCCAAGCCCAAAGTGGTGCTTCTGGTGGGAGTGAACGGGAGTGGAAAGACCACGACAGCAGCAAAACTTGCGTTTCGGGCGATACAAGAAAACCAGCGCCCTTGGCTGATTGCAGCGGATACGTTCCGTGCTGGTGCTCAAGAACAGTTGTCCCAATGGGCCCGGCGGCTAGGGGTTGGGCTCACCGAGGGAACTTATGGGGCAGATCCGGCCAGTGTCGCGTATCGAGGTGTGGGAGAGGCGAGGGTGGCTCAAGCCGATCTTGCCATTGTTGATACAGCGGGACGACTGGTAAAGAAGCGGCATTTGATGGAGGAACTTGCAAAGGTCAAGCGTGTGCTGGGAAAAACCGTTCCTGGAGCGCCCCACGAGATTTGGCTGGTTTGCGATGCTACTTCGGGCCTCGATGTGCTGCTTCAGGCAAAGGAGTTCCACCAGGCTCTGGGGCTTACGGGACTTATCATGACTAAGCTAGATACTTCGGGAAAAGGAGGGATGATTGCAGCGGTCCGCCACTCGTTGGGTATCTCGCCGGTCTTTTTGGGCACTGGAGAGAAGCCTCAAGATCTCCAGCCCTGGGATCCCGAACGGTATGTGCGAGAATTTTTCGGAGAATGA